A single Streptomyces sp. 2114.4 DNA region contains:
- a CDS encoding DUF1707 and DUF4190 domain-containing protein, translating to MRASHADRERAVDVLKAGFAEGRLQQPEYEQRIGRAYKAQTHAELQMLVADLPQGPVPQAQFQPQRPMVPATFMPVQMPAPVHSNSSATGALVCGIMTPMTWGLTAIPAVILGHKARAEIRRSGERGDGQAIAGLVLGWLAIGGWALFLLVFILSAAVNL from the coding sequence ATGCGCGCCTCGCACGCTGATCGCGAGCGGGCGGTCGATGTGCTCAAGGCGGGATTCGCCGAGGGGCGGCTGCAGCAGCCGGAGTACGAGCAGCGGATAGGACGGGCCTACAAGGCGCAGACCCACGCGGAGCTGCAGATGCTGGTCGCGGATCTACCGCAGGGGCCGGTACCGCAGGCGCAGTTCCAGCCACAGCGGCCGATGGTGCCGGCGACGTTCATGCCGGTGCAGATGCCGGCGCCGGTGCACTCCAACTCGTCGGCGACGGGCGCGCTGGTCTGCGGGATCATGACGCCGATGACCTGGGGACTGACGGCGATTCCGGCGGTGATCCTGGGACACAAGGCGCGTGCCGAGATCCGGCGCTCGGGGGAGCGGGGGGACGGCCAGGCCATCGCGGGACTGGTGCTGGGCTGGCTGGCGATCGGCGGCTGGGCGCTGTTTCTGCTGGTCTTCATCCTGTCGGCGGCGGTCAACCTCTGA
- the fusA gene encoding elongation factor G, with translation MATTSLDLAKVRNIGIMAHIDAGKTTTTERILFYTGVSYKIGEVHDGAATMDWMEQEQERGITITSAATTCHWPLENVDNTINIIDTPGHVDFTVEVERSLRVLDGAVTVFDGVAGVEPQSETVWRQADRYGVPRICFVNKLDRTGAEFHRCVDMIVDRLGATPIVMQLPIGTEADFKGVVDLVTMKALVWSAEAAKGEMYDTVDIPDTHIEAADEWRGKLLEAVAENDEEIMELYLEGQEPTVEQLYAAIRRITIASGKAENTTVTPVFCGTAFKNKGVQPLLDAVVRYLPSPLDVEAIEGHAVNDPEEVIKRKPSEAEPLSALAFKIASDPHLGKLTFIRVYSGRLEAGSQVQNSVKGKKERIGKIYRMHANKREEIESVGAGDIVAVMGLKQTTTGETLCDAGNPVILESMEFPAPVIQVAIEPKSKGDQEKLGVAIQRLAEEDPSFQVHTDEETGQTIIAGMGELHLDVLVDRMKREFRVEANVGKPQVAYRETLRKPVERLDYTHKKQTGGSGQFAKVQIAIAPLEGDGYEFENKVTGGRIPREYIPSVDAGCQEAMEFGVLAGYPLTGVKVTLLDGAFHEVDSSEMAFKIAGSMAFKEAARKASPALLEPMMKVEVTTPEDYMGDVIGDINSRRGQIQSMEERSGAKLVTGLVPLSEMFGYVGDLRSKTSGRASYSMQFDSYAEVPRNVAEEIIAKAKGE, from the coding sequence ATGGCTACCACTTCGCTTGACCTGGCCAAGGTCCGCAACATCGGGATCATGGCCCACATCGACGCGGGCAAGACGACCACCACCGAGCGGATCCTGTTCTACACCGGTGTTTCTTACAAGATCGGTGAGGTCCACGACGGCGCTGCCACGATGGACTGGATGGAGCAGGAGCAGGAGCGCGGCATCACCATCACGTCTGCCGCGACGACCTGCCACTGGCCGCTGGAGAACGTCGACAACACCATCAACATCATCGACACCCCGGGCCACGTCGACTTCACGGTCGAGGTGGAGCGCTCGCTGCGCGTCCTGGACGGTGCGGTGACGGTGTTCGACGGCGTTGCCGGTGTCGAGCCCCAGTCCGAGACCGTCTGGCGTCAGGCGGACCGCTACGGCGTGCCGCGTATCTGCTTCGTCAACAAGCTCGACCGCACGGGCGCCGAGTTCCACCGCTGCGTCGACATGATCGTGGACCGCCTGGGCGCGACCCCGATCGTGATGCAGCTCCCGATCGGCACCGAGGCGGACTTCAAGGGCGTCGTCGACCTCGTCACCATGAAGGCCCTGGTCTGGTCGGCCGAGGCTGCCAAGGGCGAGATGTACGACACCGTCGACATCCCGGACACGCACATCGAGGCTGCCGACGAATGGCGCGGCAAGCTGCTCGAGGCCGTTGCCGAGAACGATGAAGAGATCATGGAGCTGTACCTGGAGGGCCAGGAGCCCACCGTGGAGCAGCTCTACGCGGCGATCCGCCGGATCACCATCGCTTCGGGCAAGGCCGAGAACACCACCGTGACCCCGGTGTTCTGCGGTACCGCGTTCAAGAACAAGGGCGTCCAGCCCCTGCTCGACGCGGTCGTGCGCTACCTCCCCTCCCCGTTGGACGTCGAGGCCATTGAGGGCCACGCGGTCAACGACCCGGAAGAGGTCATCAAGCGCAAGCCGTCCGAGGCCGAGCCGCTGTCCGCCCTTGCGTTCAAGATTGCGAGCGACCCCCACCTGGGCAAGCTCACCTTCATCCGGGTGTACTCGGGCCGCCTCGAGGCCGGCTCGCAGGTGCAGAACTCGGTGAAGGGCAAGAAGGAGCGCATCGGCAAGATCTACCGGATGCACGCGAACAAGCGTGAGGAGATCGAGTCGGTGGGTGCCGGTGACATCGTCGCCGTCATGGGTCTGAAGCAGACCACCACCGGTGAGACCCTCTGCGACGCGGGCAACCCGGTGATCCTGGAATCGATGGAGTTCCCGGCCCCGGTCATCCAGGTCGCCATCGAGCCCAAGTCCAAGGGCGACCAGGAGAAGCTGGGTGTCGCCATCCAGCGGCTCGCCGAAGAGGACCCCTCGTTCCAGGTGCACACCGACGAGGAGACCGGCCAGACCATCATCGCGGGTATGGGCGAGCTGCACCTCGACGTGCTGGTCGACCGTATGAAGCGTGAGTTCCGGGTCGAGGCCAACGTCGGCAAGCCGCAGGTCGCGTACCGCGAGACCCTGCGCAAGCCGGTCGAGCGTCTCGACTACACGCACAAGAAGCAGACCGGTGGTTCCGGCCAGTTCGCGAAGGTGCAGATCGCGATCGCGCCGCTCGAGGGCGACGGGTACGAGTTCGAGAACAAGGTCACCGGTGGCCGTATCCCGCGGGAGTACATCCCGTCCGTGGACGCGGGCTGCCAGGAGGCCATGGAGTTCGGTGTTCTCGCCGGCTACCCGCTGACCGGTGTCAAGGTCACCCTGCTCGACGGTGCCTTCCACGAGGTCGACTCGTCGGAAATGGCCTTCAAGATCGCCGGTTCGATGGCCTTCAAGGAGGCCGCGCGCAAGGCCTCCCCGGCCCTGCTCGAGCCGATGATGAAGGTCGAGGTCACCACGCCCGAGGACTACATGGGCGACGTGATCGGCGACATCAACTCCCGCCGTGGTCAGATTCAGTCCATGGAGGAGCGCAGCGGAGCCAAGCTCGTCACGGGCCTGGTCCCCCTCTCGGAGATGTTCGGCTACGTCGGAGACCTCCGCAGCAAGACGTCGGGTCGCGCGAGCTACTCGATGCAGTTCGACTCCTACGCCGAGGTTCCCCGGAACGTCGCCGAGGAGATCATCGCGAAGGCCAAGGGCGAGTAG
- a CDS encoding DNA-directed RNA polymerase subunit beta': MLDVNFFDELRIGLATADDIRQWSHGEVKKPETINYRTLKPEKDGLFCEKIFGPTRDWECYCGKYKRVRFKGIICERCGVEVTRAKVRRERMGHIELAAPVTHIWYFKGVPSRLGYLLDLAPKDLEKVIYFAAYMITWVDEERRTRDLPSLEAHVSVERQQIEQRRDSDLEARAKKLETDLAELEAEGAKADVRRKVREGAEREMKQLRDRAQREIDRLDEVWNRFKNLKVQDLEGDELLYRELRDRFGTYFDGSMGAAALQKRLETFDLDEEAERLREIIRTGKGQKKTRALKRLKVVSAFLQTRNSPKGMVLDCIPVIPPDLRPMVQLDGGRFATSDLNDLYRRVINRNNRLKRLLDLGAPEIIVNNEKRMLQEAVDALFDNGRRGRPVTGPGNRPLKSLSDMLKGKQGRFRQNLLGKRVDYSARSVIVVGPQLKLHQCGLPKAMALELFKPFVMKRLVDLNHAQNIKSAKRMVERGRTVVYDVLEEVIAEHPVLLNRAPTLHRLGIQAFEPQLVEGKAIQIHPLVCTAFNADFDGDQMAVHLPLSAEAQAEARILMLSSNNILKPADGRPVTMPTQDMVLGLFFLTTDEEEREVKGEGRAFGSVAEAIMAFDARELSLQAKVDIRFPIGTVPPRGWTPPVPEEGEPEWQQGDSFRLRTTLGRALFNELLPEDYPFVDYSVGKKQLSAIVNDLAERYPKVIVAATLDNLKAAGFHWATRSGVTVAVSDIVVPEAKKAIVAGYEAQDEKVQKQYERGLITKDERTQELINIWTKATNEVSEAMNENFPKTNPIFMMVDSGARGNMMQMRQIAGMRGLVSNAKNETIPRPIKASFREGLSVLEYFISTHGARKGLADTALRTADSGYLTRRLVDVSQDVIIREEDCGTERGLKLRIASKDAAGVLRKADDVESSVYARMLAEDVVVDGKVVAPANVDLGDVLIDALVNAGVEEVKTRSVLTCESAVGTCAFCYGRSLATGKLVDIGEAVGIIAAQSIGEPGTQLTMRTFHTGGVAGDDITLGLPRVVELFEARTPKGVAPISEAAGRVRIEETEKTKKVIVTPDDGSDETAYGVSKRARLLVGEGDHVTVGQPLTVGAVNPHDVLRILGQRAVQVHLVGEVQKVYNSQGVAIHDKHIEIIIRQMLRRVTIIESGDAELLPGELVERTKFEGENRRVVAEGGHPASGRPQLMGITKASLATESWLSAASFQETTRVLTDAAINAKSDSLIGLKENVIIGKLIPAGTGLSRYRNIRVEPTEEAKAAMYSAVGYDDIDYSPFGTGSGQAVPLEDYDYGPYNQ; the protein is encoded by the coding sequence GTGCTCGACGTCAACTTCTTCGATGAGCTCCGGATCGGTCTGGCTACCGCTGACGACATCCGTCAGTGGAGCCACGGCGAGGTCAAGAAGCCCGAGACCATCAACTACCGCACCCTCAAGCCCGAAAAGGACGGACTCTTCTGCGAGAAGATCTTCGGTCCGACCCGGGACTGGGAGTGCTACTGCGGTAAGTACAAGCGCGTCCGCTTCAAGGGCATCATCTGCGAGCGCTGTGGCGTCGAGGTCACTCGCGCCAAGGTGCGCCGTGAGCGGATGGGCCACATCGAGCTGGCCGCTCCCGTCACCCACATCTGGTACTTCAAGGGCGTGCCGAGCCGGCTGGGCTACCTGCTGGACCTCGCGCCCAAGGACCTCGAGAAGGTCATCTACTTCGCCGCCTACATGATCACGTGGGTGGACGAGGAGCGCCGTACGCGCGACCTGCCCTCGCTGGAGGCGCACGTCTCCGTCGAGCGTCAGCAGATCGAGCAGCGCCGCGACTCCGACCTGGAGGCCCGCGCCAAGAAGCTCGAGACCGACCTGGCCGAGCTGGAGGCCGAGGGCGCCAAGGCCGACGTGCGCCGCAAGGTGCGCGAGGGCGCCGAGCGTGAGATGAAGCAGCTGCGCGACCGTGCGCAGCGCGAGATCGACCGTCTCGACGAGGTCTGGAACCGCTTCAAGAACCTCAAGGTCCAGGACCTCGAGGGCGACGAGCTGCTCTACCGCGAGCTGCGGGACCGCTTCGGCACGTACTTCGACGGCTCCATGGGTGCCGCTGCCCTGCAGAAGCGCCTGGAGACCTTCGACCTCGACGAGGAGGCCGAGCGCCTCCGCGAGATCATCCGTACCGGCAAGGGCCAGAAGAAGACCCGTGCGCTCAAGCGCCTCAAGGTCGTCTCCGCCTTCCTGCAGACCCGCAACAGCCCCAAGGGCATGGTGCTGGACTGCATCCCGGTGATCCCGCCGGACCTGCGTCCGATGGTGCAGCTGGACGGTGGCCGCTTCGCGACCTCCGACCTGAACGACCTGTACCGCCGTGTGATCAACCGCAACAACCGCCTCAAGCGGCTTCTCGACCTCGGCGCGCCCGAGATCATCGTGAACAACGAGAAGCGGATGCTGCAGGAGGCCGTCGACGCGCTGTTCGACAACGGCCGCCGCGGTCGCCCGGTCACCGGTCCCGGTAACCGCCCGCTGAAGTCCCTCAGCGACATGCTGAAGGGTAAGCAGGGCCGTTTCCGTCAGAACCTGCTCGGTAAGCGAGTCGACTACTCGGCGCGTTCCGTCATCGTCGTCGGCCCGCAGCTCAAGCTGCACCAGTGCGGTCTGCCCAAGGCCATGGCGCTGGAGCTCTTCAAGCCGTTCGTGATGAAGCGCCTGGTGGACCTCAACCACGCGCAGAACATCAAGAGCGCCAAGCGCATGGTCGAGCGCGGCCGCACGGTCGTCTACGACGTGCTCGAAGAGGTCATCGCCGAGCACCCGGTGCTGCTGAACCGTGCACCCACCCTGCACCGTCTGGGCATCCAGGCCTTCGAGCCGCAGCTGGTCGAGGGCAAGGCCATTCAGATTCACCCGCTCGTCTGCACCGCGTTCAACGCGGACTTCGACGGTGACCAGATGGCCGTCCACCTCCCGCTGTCCGCGGAGGCCCAGGCCGAGGCCCGCATCCTGATGCTGTCCTCGAACAACATCCTCAAGCCGGCCGACGGCCGTCCGGTCACCATGCCGACCCAGGACATGGTGCTCGGTCTCTTCTTCCTCACCACGGATGAGGAGGAGCGCGAGGTCAAGGGCGAGGGCCGGGCCTTCGGCTCGGTCGCCGAGGCCATCATGGCCTTCGACGCCCGTGAGCTCTCGCTGCAGGCGAAGGTCGACATCCGCTTCCCGATCGGCACCGTCCCGCCCCGTGGCTGGACTCCGCCGGTTCCGGAGGAGGGCGAGCCCGAGTGGCAGCAGGGTGACAGCTTCCGGCTGCGGACGACCCTGGGCCGTGCGCTCTTCAACGAGCTGCTGCCCGAGGACTACCCGTTCGTCGACTACTCGGTGGGCAAGAAGCAGCTCTCCGCGATCGTCAACGACCTGGCCGAGCGCTACCCCAAGGTCATCGTGGCGGCGACGCTCGACAACCTGAAGGCGGCCGGTTTCCACTGGGCGACCCGTTCCGGCGTCACCGTCGCCGTCTCGGACATCGTCGTGCCGGAGGCCAAGAAGGCCATCGTCGCGGGCTACGAGGCCCAGGACGAGAAGGTCCAGAAGCAGTACGAGCGCGGTCTGATCACCAAGGACGAGCGCACGCAGGAGCTCATCAACATCTGGACCAAGGCGACCAATGAGGTCTCCGAGGCGATGAATGAGAACTTCCCCAAGACGAACCCCATCTTCATGATGGTTGACTCGGGTGCCCGAGGAAACATGATGCAGATGCGGCAGATCGCCGGTATGCGTGGTCTGGTGTCGAACGCGAAGAACGAGACCATCCCGCGTCCGATCAAGGCCTCGTTCCGCGAGGGTCTGTCCGTGCTGGAGTACTTCATCTCCACCCACGGTGCCCGTAAGGGTCTGGCGGACACCGCTCTGCGTACCGCCGACTCCGGTTACCTCACCCGTCGTCTGGTCGACGTCTCCCAGGACGTCATCATTCGCGAGGAGGACTGCGGCACCGAGCGCGGCCTCAAGCTGCGGATCGCCTCGAAGGACGCCGCGGGTGTCCTGCGCAAGGCGGACGACGTCGAGTCCAGCGTCTACGCCCGCATGCTCGCCGAGGATGTCGTCGTCGACGGCAAGGTCGTCGCCCCGGCGAACGTCGACCTCGGTGACGTGCTCATCGACGCGCTGGTCAACGCGGGCGTCGAGGAGGTCAAGACCCGCTCGGTCCTGACCTGTGAGTCCGCGGTCGGCACCTGTGCCTTCTGCTACGGCCGTTCGCTGGCCACCGGCAAGCTGGTCGACATCGGTGAGGCGGTCGGCATCATCGCCGCCCAGTCCATCGGTGAGCCCGGCACCCAGCTGACGATGCGTACCTTCCACACCGGTGGTGTGGCCGGTGACGACATCACCCTGGGTCTGCCGCGTGTCGTCGAGCTCTTCGAGGCCCGTACGCCCAAGGGTGTCGCCCCGATCTCGGAGGCGGCCGGCCGCGTCCGCATCGAGGAGACCGAGAAGACCAAGAAGGTCATCGTCACCCCGGACGACGGCAGCGACGAGACGGCTTACGGCGTCTCCAAGCGTGCCCGTCTCCTGGTCGGCGAGGGCGACCACGTCACGGTCGGCCAGCCGCTGACCGTGGGTGCCGTCAACCCGCACGACGTGCTGCGGATCCTCGGCCAGCGTGCCGTCCAGGTCCACCTGGTCGGCGAGGTCCAGAAGGTCTACAACAGCCAGGGCGTGGCGATCCACGACAAGCACATCGAGATCATCATCCGGCAGATGCTGCGCCGTGTGACGATCATCGAGTCCGGCGACGCGGAGCTGCTGCCGGGCGAGCTGGTGGAGCGCACGAAGTTCGAGGGCGAGAACCGTCGCGTCGTGGCGGAAGGCGGCCACCCGGCCTCCGGCCGTCCGCAGCTGATGGGTATCACCAAGGCGTCGCTGGCCACCGAGTCGTGGCTGTCGGCGGCGTCCTTCCAGGAGACGACCAGGGTCCTGACCGACGCGGCGATCAACGCCAAGTCGGACTCCCTGATCGGCCTCAAGGAGAACGTCATCATCGGTAAGCTCATCCCGGCCGGTACGGGCCTGTCCCGCTACCGCAACATCCGGGTCGAGCCCACCGAGGAGGCGAAGGCCGCGATGTACTCGGCCGTCGGTTACGACGACATCGACTACTCGCCCTTCGGCACCGGCTCCGGCCAGGCGGTCCCGCTGGAGGACTACGACTACGGTCCGTACAACCAGTAA
- the rpoB gene encoding DNA-directed RNA polymerase subunit beta, translating to MAASRNASTANTNNGDSTAPLRISFAKIKEPLGVPNLLALQTESFDWLLGNAAWKGRVEAALESGQEVPTKSGLEEIFEEISPIEDFSGSMSLTFRDHRFEPPKNSIDECKERDFTYAAPLFVTAEFTNNETGEIKSQTVFMGDFPLMTNKGTFCINGTERVVVSQLVRSPGVYFDSSIDKTSDKDIFSAKIIPSRGAWLEMEIDKRDMVGVRIDRKRKQSVTVLLKALGWTTEQILEEFGEYESMRATLEKDHTQGQDDALLDIYRKLRPGEPPTREAAQTLLENLYFNPKRYDLAKVGRYKVNKKLGGDEPLDAGVLTTDDVIATIKYLVKLHAGETETIGENGTEIVVETDDIDHFGNRRLRNVGELIQNQVRTGLARMERVVRERMTTQDVEAITPQTLINIRPVVASIKEFFGTSQLSQFMDQTNPLSGLTHKRRLSALGPGGLSRERAGLDVRDVHPSHYGRMCPIETPEGPNIGLIGSLASYGRVNVFGFIETPYRKVVDGQVTEEVDYLTADEEDRFLIAQANAKLTDDMRFAEQRVLVRRRGGEVDLVPADEVDFMDVSPRQMVSAATAMIPFLEHDDANRALMGSNMMRQAVPLIKAESPLVGTGMEYRCAVDAGDVIKAEKDGVVQEVSADYITVANDDGTYTTYRVAKFTRSNQGTSFNQKVVVDEGARVIEGQVLADGPSTDEGEMALGKNLLVAFMPWEGHNYEDAIILSQRLVQDDVLSSIHIEEHEVDARDTKLGPEEITRDIPNVSEEVLSDLDERGIIRIGAEVVAGDILVGKVTPKGETELTPEERLLRAIFGEKAREVRDTSLKVPHGEIGKVIGVRVFDREEGDELPPGVNQLVRVYVAQKRKITDGDKLAGRHGNKGVISKILPVEDMPFLEDGTPVDIILNPLGVPSRMNPGQVLEIHLGWLASQGWKVEGVEEEWKKRLHAISADEVAPGSNVATPVFDGAREDEISGLFESTIPNRDGERMVKGSGKARLFDGRSGEPFPDPISIGYMYILKLHHLVDDKLHARSTGPYSMITQQPLGGKAQFGGQRFGEMEVWALEAYGAAYALQELLTIKSDDVTGRVKVYEAIVKGENIPEPGIPESFKVLIKEMQSLCLNVEVLSSDGMSIEMRDTDEDVFRAAEELGIDLSRREPSSVEEV from the coding sequence TTGGCCGCCTCGCGCAACGCCTCGACTGCCAATACGAACAACGGCGACAGCACCGCCCCGCTGCGCATCTCTTTTGCGAAGATCAAGGAGCCCCTCGGGGTTCCGAACCTCCTTGCGCTGCAGACCGAAAGCTTCGACTGGCTGCTCGGCAATGCCGCATGGAAGGGTCGCGTCGAGGCTGCGCTGGAGAGTGGGCAGGAAGTCCCCACCAAGTCCGGTCTGGAGGAGATCTTCGAAGAGATCTCCCCGATCGAGGACTTCTCCGGGTCGATGTCGCTGACGTTCCGCGACCACCGCTTCGAGCCCCCGAAGAACTCCATCGACGAGTGCAAGGAGCGCGACTTCACGTACGCGGCTCCGCTCTTCGTCACCGCTGAGTTCACGAACAACGAGACCGGCGAGATCAAGTCCCAGACGGTCTTCATGGGCGACTTCCCGCTCATGACGAACAAGGGCACCTTCTGCATCAACGGCACCGAGCGTGTCGTCGTCTCGCAGCTGGTGCGCTCGCCGGGCGTGTACTTCGACAGCTCCATCGACAAGACGTCCGACAAGGACATCTTCTCCGCCAAGATCATCCCGTCCCGGGGTGCCTGGCTGGAGATGGAGATCGACAAGCGCGACATGGTCGGTGTGCGCATCGACCGCAAGCGCAAGCAGTCCGTGACCGTTCTGCTCAAGGCTCTCGGTTGGACGACCGAGCAGATCCTCGAGGAGTTCGGCGAGTACGAGTCGATGCGCGCCACCCTGGAGAAGGACCACACCCAGGGCCAGGACGACGCGCTGCTCGACATCTACCGCAAGCTGCGTCCGGGCGAGCCGCCCACGCGTGAGGCCGCGCAGACGCTGCTGGAGAACCTGTACTTCAACCCGAAGCGCTACGACCTCGCGAAGGTCGGCCGCTACAAGGTCAACAAGAAGCTCGGCGGCGACGAGCCGCTGGACGCCGGTGTGCTGACCACCGATGACGTCATCGCCACGATCAAGTACCTGGTCAAGCTGCACGCCGGCGAGACCGAGACGATCGGCGAGAACGGCACGGAGATCGTCGTTGAGACCGACGACATCGACCACTTCGGCAACCGCCGTCTGCGCAACGTCGGCGAGCTCATCCAGAACCAGGTCCGTACGGGTCTCGCCCGTATGGAGCGCGTCGTGCGCGAGCGCATGACCACCCAGGACGTCGAGGCGATCACGCCGCAGACCCTGATCAACATCCGGCCGGTCGTCGCCTCCATCAAGGAGTTCTTCGGCACCAGCCAGCTGTCCCAGTTCATGGACCAGACCAACCCGCTGTCGGGTCTGACCCACAAGCGCCGTCTGTCGGCGCTGGGCCCGGGTGGTCTCTCCCGTGAGCGGGCCGGCCTGGACGTCCGTGACGTGCACCCCTCGCACTACGGCCGCATGTGCCCGATTGAGACCCCCGAAGGTCCCAACATCGGTCTGATCGGCTCGCTGGCCTCCTACGGCCGGGTCAACGTCTTCGGCTTCATCGAGACGCCCTACCGCAAGGTCGTCGACGGCCAGGTCACGGAGGAGGTGGACTACCTCACCGCTGATGAGGAGGACCGCTTCCTGATCGCCCAGGCCAACGCGAAGCTGACCGACGACATGCGCTTCGCCGAGCAGCGTGTCCTGGTCCGCCGTCGTGGCGGCGAGGTCGACCTGGTCCCCGCCGACGAGGTCGACTTCATGGACGTCTCGCCGCGCCAGATGGTGTCGGCCGCGACCGCCATGATCCCCTTCCTCGAGCACGACGACGCCAACCGTGCGCTCATGGGCTCGAACATGATGCGCCAGGCCGTTCCGCTGATCAAGGCGGAGTCGCCGCTGGTCGGCACCGGCATGGAGTACCGCTGTGCGGTCGACGCCGGTGACGTCATCAAGGCGGAGAAGGACGGTGTGGTCCAGGAGGTCTCCGCGGACTACATCACCGTCGCCAACGACGACGGCACGTACACCACGTACCGCGTCGCCAAGTTCACCCGCTCCAACCAGGGCACCTCCTTCAACCAGAAGGTCGTCGTGGACGAGGGCGCGCGGGTCATCGAGGGCCAGGTCCTCGCCGACGGTCCGTCCACGGACGAAGGCGAGATGGCGCTCGGCAAGAACCTGCTCGTGGCGTTCATGCCGTGGGAGGGCCACAACTACGAGGACGCGATCATCCTGTCGCAGCGCCTCGTGCAGGACGACGTCCTCTCCTCGATCCACATCGAGGAGCACGAGGTCGACGCCCGTGACACCAAGCTGGGCCCCGAGGAGATCACCCGGGACATCCCGAACGTCTCCGAGGAGGTCCTCTCCGACCTCGACGAGCGCGGCATCATCCGTATCGGTGCCGAGGTCGTGGCCGGCGACATCCTCGTCGGCAAGGTCACGCCCAAGGGTGAGACCGAGCTGACCCCCGAGGAGCGCCTGCTCCGCGCGATCTTCGGTGAGAAGGCGCGCGAGGTGCGCGACACCTCGCTGAAGGTGCCGCACGGTGAGATCGGCAAGGTCATCGGCGTCCGCGTCTTCGACCGCGAAGAGGGCGACGAGCTGCCCCCGGGCGTGAACCAGCTGGTCCGCGTCTACGTCGCCCAGAAGCGCAAGATCACCGACGGTGACAAGCTCGCCGGCCGGCACGGCAACAAGGGCGTCATCTCCAAGATCCTCCCGGTCGAGGACATGCCGTTCCTGGAGGACGGCACCCCGGTCGACATCATCCTCAACCCGCTGGGTGTCCCGTCCCGAATGAACCCGGGACAGGTCCTGGAGATCCACCTCGGCTGGCTCGCCAGCCAGGGCTGGAAGGTCGAGGGCGTCGAGGAGGAGTGGAAGAAGCGTCTGCACGCGATTTCCGCCGACGAGGTCGCCCCGGGCTCCAACGTCGCCACCCCGGTGTTCGACGGTGCGCGCGAGGACGAGATCTCCGGTCTCTTCGAGTCGACGATCCCCAACCGCGACGGCGAGCGGATGGTCAAGGGCTCCGGCAAGGCGCGGCTGTTCGACGGCCGCTCCGGTGAGCCGTTCCCGGACCCGATCTCGATCGGGTACATGTACATCCTCAAGCTGCACCACCTGGTCGACGACAAGCTCCACGCGCGTTCGACCGGTCCGTACTCGATGATCACCCAGCAGCCGCTGGGTGGTAAGGCTCAGTTCGGTGGCCAGCGGTTCGGTGAGATGGAGGTGTGGGCGCTGGAGGCATACGGCGCCGCGTACGCCCTCCAGGAGCTGCTGACGATCAAGTCCGACGACGTGACCGGCCGCGTGAAGGTCTACGAGGCCATCGTCAAGGGCGAGAACATCCCCGAGCCCGGCATTCCCGAGTCCTTCAAGGTGCTCATCAAGGAAATGCAGTCCCTGTGCCTCAACGTGGAGGTGCTGTCCTCGGACGGCATGTCCATCGAGATGCGCGACACCGACGAGGACGTCTTCCGCGCAGCGGAGGAGCTCGGCATCGACCTGTCCCGGCGCGAGCCGAGCAGCGTCGAAGAGGTCTGA
- the rpsG gene encoding 30S ribosomal protein S7 → MPRKGPAPKRPVIIDPVYGSPLVTSLINKVLLNGKRSTAERIVYGAMEGLREKTGNDPVITLKRALENIKPTLEVKSRRVGGATYQVPVEVKPGRAATLSLRWLVGYSRARREKTMTERLMNELLDASNGLGASVKKREDTHKMAESNKAFAHYRW, encoded by the coding sequence ATGCCTCGTAAGGGCCCCGCCCCGAAGCGCCCGGTCATCATCGACCCGGTCTACGGTTCTCCTCTGGTGACCTCCCTCATCAACAAGGTGCTGCTGAACGGAAAGCGCTCCACCGCCGAGCGCATCGTTTACGGCGCCATGGAGGGTCTGCGCGAGAAGACCGGCAACGACCCGGTCATCACGCTCAAGCGCGCGCTCGAGAACATCAAGCCGACCCTTGAGGTCAAGTCCCGCCGTGTCGGTGGCGCGACCTACCAGGTCCCGGTCGAGGTCAAGCCCGGCCGCGCCGCCACCCTCTCGCTGCGCTGGCTCGTGGGCTACTCCCGCGCCCGCCGCGAGAAGACCATGACCGAGCGCCTCATGAACGAACTGCTCGACGCCTCCAACGGCCTCGGCGCTTCGGTCAAGAAGCGTGAGGACACGCACAAGATGGCCGAGTCCAACAAGGCCTTCGCGCACTACCGCTGGTAG
- the rpsL gene encoding 30S ribosomal protein S12 — protein sequence MPTIQQLVRKGRQDKVEKNKTPALEGSPQRRGVCTRVFTTTPKKPNSALRKVARVRLTSGIEVTAYIPGEGHNLQEHSIVLVRGGRVKDLPGVRYKIIRGSLDTQGVKNRKQARSRYGAKKEK from the coding sequence GTGCCTACGATCCAGCAGCTGGTCCGCAAGGGCCGGCAGGACAAGGTCGAGAAGAACAAGACGCCCGCGCTCGAGGGTTCCCCCCAGCGCCGTGGCGTCTGCACGCGTGTTTTCACGACCACCCCGAAGAAGCCGAACTCGGCCCTGCGTAAGGTCGCGCGTGTGCGTCTGACCAGCGGGATCGAGGTCACCGCTTACATTCCGGGTGAGGGCCACAACCTGCAGGAGCACTCGATCGTGCTCGTGCGTGGTGGTCGTGTGAAGGACCTGCCGGGTGTTCGGTACAAGATCATCCGCGGCTCCCTCGACACGCAGGGCGTCAAGAACCGCAAGCAGGCTCGCAGCCGCTACGGCGCCAAGAAGGAGAAGTAA